The Microbacterium horticulturae genome has a window encoding:
- a CDS encoding glycoside hydrolase family 3 N-terminal domain-containing protein, translated as MTGVQHSSRVDDLIEAMSLEEKIAQLYGVWVGASENGGDVAPHQHDMDNEIDFDALLPSGLGQLTRPFGTKPIDAALGALSLARTQQRIREASRFGIPALAHEECLAGFAAWGATAYPVPLSWGATFDPELIEQMGRRIGDDLRSVGVHQGLAPVLDVVRDARWGRVEETIGEDPHLVATTATAYVRGVEAAGVVATLKHFVGYSASKAGRNLAPVSIGPREVADVLLPPFEMAVRESGVRSVMNAYTDIDGVPSAADRALLTDLLREEWGFEGTVVADYFSIAFLKLLHGAAETWGDAAAAALEAGIDVELPTVKTFGEPLRRAVEEGAVPIDLIDTALRRVLRQKDDLGLLDESWSPIPPVLAGRDLTDPEALRGTVDLDPTENRVLAAKLAEEAVVLVRNDGTLPLSAASLDAGPSGRPARIAVIGPNADEPYAMLGCYSFPTHVVSQHPGVEIGISIPTLLDAVRAEFPRAHVTHVRGTSVDGGERDGIPEAVALAAESDVVILALGDRAGLFGRGTSGEGCDAESLALPGAQQQLVDAVLDAGTPAALVLLAGRPYALGRATDEAAAIVEAFFLGEEGAAAIAGVLSGRVNPSGRLPVSVPATTGAQPSTYLAPPLARANDVSNIDPTASYPFGHGLSYTSFDWTALTGDVESTGTDGSVELTLEVTNTGGRAGADIVQLYLHDPAASVVRPVQRLIGYARVTLEPGQSARVRFGVPADLASFTGRDLRRIVEPGELVLSAGRSSGDLVSSWTVRLTGPVREVGHDRALAPEVQVAASAPAPVV; from the coding sequence ATGACCGGGGTGCAACATTCGAGCCGGGTGGATGACCTGATCGAGGCGATGAGCCTCGAGGAGAAGATCGCCCAGCTGTACGGCGTGTGGGTCGGGGCCTCCGAGAACGGCGGCGACGTCGCGCCCCACCAGCACGACATGGACAACGAGATCGACTTCGACGCGCTGCTCCCGTCGGGGCTCGGTCAGCTGACCCGCCCGTTCGGCACAAAGCCGATCGATGCCGCGCTGGGCGCGCTGTCTTTGGCCCGTACCCAGCAGCGCATCCGCGAGGCCTCGCGCTTCGGCATCCCGGCACTCGCGCACGAGGAATGCCTCGCAGGCTTCGCCGCATGGGGAGCCACCGCGTACCCCGTGCCGCTGTCGTGGGGTGCGACGTTCGACCCCGAGCTGATCGAGCAGATGGGCCGCCGCATCGGCGACGACCTGCGCTCGGTCGGTGTGCATCAGGGCCTGGCGCCCGTGCTCGACGTCGTGCGCGACGCGCGCTGGGGTCGGGTCGAAGAGACCATCGGCGAAGACCCGCACCTGGTCGCCACGACCGCCACCGCGTACGTGCGCGGGGTGGAGGCGGCCGGGGTCGTCGCGACCCTCAAGCACTTCGTCGGGTACTCCGCGTCGAAGGCCGGACGCAACCTCGCACCGGTGTCGATCGGCCCGCGCGAGGTCGCCGATGTGCTGCTGCCCCCGTTCGAGATGGCCGTGCGCGAGTCGGGCGTGCGCAGCGTGATGAACGCCTACACCGACATCGACGGCGTGCCGTCGGCGGCCGACCGCGCGCTCCTGACCGATCTGCTGCGCGAGGAGTGGGGTTTCGAAGGCACCGTCGTCGCCGACTACTTCTCCATCGCGTTCCTCAAGCTGCTGCATGGCGCTGCCGAGACGTGGGGGGATGCCGCGGCCGCGGCGCTGGAGGCAGGCATCGATGTCGAGCTGCCCACCGTGAAGACGTTCGGCGAGCCGCTGCGGCGTGCGGTCGAGGAAGGCGCCGTGCCGATCGACCTGATCGACACCGCGCTGCGACGGGTGCTGCGGCAGAAGGACGACCTCGGCCTGCTCGACGAGAGCTGGTCGCCGATCCCTCCGGTGCTGGCGGGACGCGACCTCACCGACCCCGAGGCGCTCCGCGGCACGGTCGACCTCGACCCGACGGAGAACCGCGTGCTGGCGGCGAAGCTGGCGGAGGAGGCCGTGGTGCTCGTGCGCAACGACGGCACCCTGCCGTTGAGTGCCGCGTCATTGGATGCCGGGCCGTCGGGCCGGCCCGCACGGATCGCCGTGATCGGCCCCAATGCCGATGAGCCGTACGCCATGCTCGGGTGCTATTCGTTCCCCACCCATGTGGTCTCGCAGCATCCCGGCGTCGAGATCGGCATCAGCATCCCGACCCTTCTCGATGCCGTGCGCGCGGAATTCCCCCGCGCGCACGTCACGCACGTGCGCGGCACGAGCGTCGACGGCGGTGAGCGCGACGGCATACCCGAGGCTGTCGCGCTCGCCGCGGAATCCGATGTCGTGATCCTCGCGCTCGGCGACCGTGCCGGTCTGTTCGGACGCGGCACGAGCGGCGAGGGCTGCGACGCCGAGTCGCTGGCATTGCCCGGCGCCCAGCAGCAGCTGGTCGACGCGGTACTGGATGCCGGAACCCCGGCCGCCCTCGTGCTGTTGGCCGGCCGCCCCTACGCCCTCGGGCGTGCGACGGACGAGGCCGCGGCGATCGTCGAGGCGTTCTTCCTCGGTGAGGAGGGCGCCGCCGCGATCGCGGGGGTGCTCAGCGGCCGGGTGAACCCGAGCGGTCGTCTGCCGGTCAGCGTGCCGGCGACCACCGGGGCGCAGCCGTCGACGTATCTGGCACCGCCGCTGGCTCGAGCCAACGACGTGTCGAACATCGACCCGACCGCGTCGTATCCGTTCGGACACGGCCTCTCGTACACGAGCTTCGACTGGACGGCGCTGACCGGTGACGTCGAGAGCACGGGCACCGACGGTTCGGTCGAGCTGACGCTCGAGGTGACGAACACAGGCGGGCGCGCGGGCGCCGACATCGTGCAGCTGTATCTGCACGACCCGGCGGCGTCGGTGGTGCGCCCCGTGCAGCGGCTCATCGGATACGCCCGTGTGACGCTCGAGCCCGGACAATCGGCGCGCGTGCGGTTCGGCGTGCCGGCTGACCTGGCCTCGTTCACGGGGCGTGACCTGCGCCGGATCGTCGAACCCGGCGAGCTCGTGCTCAGCGCGGGCCGCTCGAGCGGCGACCTCGTTTCGTCGTGGACCGTGCGACTGACCGGCCCGGTGCGCGAGGTCGGCCACGACCGCGCGCTCGCTCCGGAGGTGCAGGTCGCGGCATCCGCCCCCGCTCCCGTCGTCTGA
- a CDS encoding LacI family DNA-binding transcriptional regulator produces MAKHSRVTLADIAAETGVSLATISKVLNGRTDVADATRTRVEQELNRHGYQRRASAQGAPYVELVFHELESSWSIEVISGVERVAHEAGLSVVLTVSGDRHSPAPDWIDGVLRRRPMGVVLVFSDISEPYREKLRSRRIPFVIVDPAGDPSPDVPSVGSANWSGGLMATRHLIELGHRRIAAITGPEDMMCSLARVDGYRSAMNSAGLDIDPRWIRFGDFHTSGGEARATELLALDNAPTAIFAGSDLQALGAIAAARKAGLSVPDDVSVVGYDDIELARWISPKLTTVHQPLRKMGESATRLVLRMAEGHEPDTLRMDLATRLVVRESTAAPVTA; encoded by the coding sequence ATGGCGAAGCACTCCCGCGTGACCCTGGCCGACATCGCGGCGGAGACGGGCGTGTCTCTGGCGACGATCTCGAAGGTCCTCAACGGTCGGACCGATGTCGCCGACGCCACGCGCACCCGGGTTGAACAAGAACTCAACCGCCACGGCTATCAGCGGCGGGCGTCGGCACAGGGCGCCCCGTACGTCGAACTCGTCTTCCACGAGCTCGAGAGCAGCTGGTCGATAGAGGTCATCTCCGGCGTCGAACGCGTCGCGCACGAGGCGGGCCTGTCGGTGGTGCTCACCGTGAGCGGCGATCGGCACTCCCCCGCTCCGGACTGGATCGACGGCGTGTTGCGCCGCCGGCCCATGGGCGTGGTGCTCGTGTTCTCGGACATCTCCGAGCCGTACCGCGAGAAGCTGCGGTCGCGCCGCATCCCGTTCGTGATCGTCGACCCGGCCGGAGACCCGTCACCGGATGTTCCGTCGGTCGGGTCTGCGAACTGGTCGGGCGGCCTCATGGCGACACGCCATCTCATCGAGCTGGGACATCGCCGCATCGCGGCAATCACCGGTCCGGAGGACATGATGTGCTCGCTGGCACGTGTCGACGGCTATCGCAGCGCCATGAACAGCGCGGGCCTGGACATCGACCCCCGCTGGATCCGCTTCGGCGACTTCCACACCTCCGGCGGTGAGGCACGAGCGACCGAGCTGCTCGCCCTCGACAACGCGCCCACCGCGATCTTCGCCGGCAGCGATCTGCAGGCACTCGGCGCCATCGCAGCGGCTCGCAAAGCGGGTCTCTCGGTGCCCGACGACGTGTCGGTCGTCGGCTACGACGACATCGAGCTCGCCCGCTGGATCAGCCCGAAACTGACCACCGTGCATCAGCCTCTGCGCAAGATGGGAGAGTCTGCCACCCGGCTCGTTCTGCGCATGGCTGAGGGGCACGAGCCCGACACCCTGCGAATGGACCTGGCCACCCGCCTCGTCGTGCGCGAAAGCACCGCGGCGCCCGTCACCGCGTAG
- a CDS encoding ABC transporter substrate-binding protein — protein sequence MNKRVLGAVGAAVAAVLLLSGCAGGGADASPATHDKTLRLATMTVPQSLDPKDATGSALPFFQAVYDTLVLRTPAGDYKPMLATEWSYNDDQTVLSMTLRTGVTFDDGTPFDAKAAKANLERFRDSGGPDAANLAGVTVDAVDDSHITLTLEQPNPGLLFFLSDSAGLMANPADFDEKDALVTTPDGTGPYVLDKDKTAIGTTWVYDQRKDYWGTAPDFSTVTMQVFDNENAIVNGLKTGQIDAAVLQSADQQLAAEQDKDLTFQDVLFDFQGILLFDRGGAVTPALAKPEVRQALNEAIDRETLLKVVRDGRGQVTSQVWGVDSQGYETSLDDYYPYDPAKAKQLLADAGYPNGFELTLPRLTSIVTDNIASALQTDFAKIGVKLTWADVDAASALKQIFVEKKFSGMVMNMGQSSNDWIVYSTLIAPGTFNFFGTMDDQVNKLAAQARALPADQTAELYKKMNERIVEQAWFVPFYRMTYELVTVPGVTAAPQAGMAVPSIYNYSLSK from the coding sequence ATGAACAAGAGAGTTCTCGGCGCCGTGGGCGCCGCAGTGGCAGCGGTGCTGCTGCTCTCGGGCTGCGCGGGCGGTGGCGCCGACGCGTCCCCGGCGACGCACGACAAGACGCTGCGGCTGGCCACGATGACCGTGCCGCAGAGCCTGGACCCGAAGGATGCCACGGGCAGCGCACTGCCGTTCTTCCAGGCGGTGTACGACACCCTCGTCCTGCGCACACCCGCCGGTGACTACAAGCCGATGCTGGCGACCGAGTGGTCGTACAACGACGACCAGACCGTGCTCAGCATGACGCTGCGCACCGGCGTGACCTTCGACGATGGCACCCCGTTCGACGCGAAGGCCGCGAAGGCGAACCTCGAGCGGTTCCGTGACAGCGGGGGACCGGATGCCGCGAACCTGGCCGGCGTCACGGTGGATGCCGTCGACGACAGCCACATCACCCTCACGCTCGAGCAGCCCAACCCCGGCCTGCTGTTCTTCCTCTCGGATTCGGCCGGGCTCATGGCCAACCCCGCCGACTTCGACGAGAAGGATGCGCTGGTCACCACTCCCGACGGCACCGGACCCTATGTGCTCGACAAGGACAAGACGGCGATCGGCACCACCTGGGTGTACGACCAGCGCAAGGACTACTGGGGTACCGCGCCCGACTTCTCGACGGTGACGATGCAGGTCTTCGACAACGAGAATGCGATCGTCAACGGCCTGAAGACGGGGCAGATCGACGCCGCGGTGCTGCAGTCCGCCGACCAGCAGCTGGCTGCCGAACAGGACAAGGACCTCACGTTCCAGGACGTGCTGTTCGACTTCCAGGGCATTCTGCTGTTCGACCGCGGCGGTGCCGTCACGCCCGCGCTCGCCAAGCCCGAGGTGCGCCAGGCGCTCAACGAGGCGATCGACCGCGAGACCCTGCTGAAGGTCGTGCGCGACGGTCGCGGACAGGTCACCAGCCAGGTCTGGGGCGTCGACAGCCAGGGCTACGAGACGTCGCTCGACGACTACTACCCGTACGACCCCGCCAAGGCGAAGCAGCTGCTCGCCGACGCCGGCTACCCGAACGGCTTCGAGCTCACGCTGCCCCGCCTGACGTCGATCGTCACCGACAACATCGCCAGCGCCCTGCAGACCGACTTTGCGAAGATCGGCGTGAAGCTGACGTGGGCCGACGTGGATGCGGCATCCGCCCTCAAGCAGATCTTCGTCGAGAAGAAGTTCTCGGGCATGGTCATGAACATGGGCCAGTCGTCGAACGACTGGATCGTCTACTCGACGCTGATCGCACCCGGGACGTTCAACTTCTTCGGCACCATGGACGACCAGGTCAACAAGCTCGCCGCCCAGGCGCGCGCGCTGCCGGCCGACCAGACGGCCGAGCTCTACAAGAAGATGAACGAGCGCATCGTCGAGCAGGCGTGGTTCGTGCCCTTCTACCGCATGACGTACGAGCTCGTCACGGTGCCCGGCGTCACCGCCGCGCCGCAGGCCGGCATGGCCGTCCCGTCCATCTACAACTACTCGCTCAGCAAGTGA
- a CDS encoding ABC transporter permease, producing MLGFLIRRLTGSIALLLVTALLTFVLLSIPNQDVGRQLLGMQATQQAIDAKNAELGLDRPILVQFFDWLVRAVQGDLGRSWFSSENVTTAIGNRLPVTLSLMIGVTLVTAVCGYLLGVWAGTRRGRVDTFVQVFSVAGYALPGFLVTIVIVIVFAVKLGWFPAVGYTPITISFTGWLSTITLPVISLSLAAVAGVAQQVRSSVIEVSRSDYIRTLTTRGLPRRRILFRHVLRNASAPALTVLGLQFVGLLGGAVIVEQIFGLPGIGSMTIKYTSQGDIPIIMGLVMLTAIGVVIINLLVDLAIGALLPKARVS from the coding sequence ATGCTCGGCTTCCTCATCCGCCGGCTGACCGGCAGCATCGCGCTGCTGCTGGTGACCGCGCTGCTGACGTTCGTGCTGCTGTCGATCCCGAATCAAGACGTCGGCCGCCAGCTGCTCGGCATGCAGGCCACCCAGCAGGCGATCGATGCCAAGAACGCCGAGCTGGGCCTGGACCGGCCCATCCTCGTGCAGTTCTTCGACTGGCTGGTGCGGGCGGTCCAGGGCGACCTCGGCCGCTCCTGGTTCTCGAGCGAGAACGTCACGACGGCGATCGGCAACCGTCTGCCGGTCACGCTCAGCCTCATGATCGGCGTGACGCTGGTCACCGCCGTGTGCGGCTACCTGCTGGGCGTGTGGGCCGGTACCCGTCGCGGCCGTGTCGACACGTTCGTGCAGGTGTTCTCGGTCGCCGGCTACGCGCTGCCCGGCTTTCTCGTCACGATCGTGATCGTCATCGTCTTCGCGGTGAAGCTCGGCTGGTTCCCCGCCGTCGGCTACACGCCGATCACCATTTCGTTCACCGGGTGGCTGTCGACGATCACGCTGCCGGTGATCTCGCTGTCACTCGCAGCCGTCGCCGGCGTCGCCCAGCAGGTGCGCTCGTCGGTCATCGAGGTATCGCGCTCCGATTACATCCGCACACTGACCACGCGCGGACTGCCGCGGCGCCGCATCCTCTTCCGTCACGTGTTGCGTAACGCCTCGGCCCCGGCGCTCACCGTGCTCGGTCTGCAGTTCGTCGGCCTGCTGGGCGGCGCGGTCATCGTGGAGCAGATCTTCGGACTGCCCGGCATCGGATCGATGACCATCAAATACACGTCGCAGGGCGACATCCCGATCATCATGGGCCTGGTGATGCTCACCGCGATCGGCGTCGTCATCATCAACCTGCTCGTCGATCTCGCGATCGGCGCGCTGCTGCCGAAGGCGAGGGTGTCATGA
- a CDS encoding dipeptide/oligopeptide/nickel ABC transporter permease/ATP-binding protein, with product MTQDAAPLTAGLAQAEASRPVGIWRALLSRPLAVISAALLLVVVLVAILAPWIAPFGANQADLIHAFEGPQAGHPLGFDSAGRDVLSRLIYGAQNTIGGAGIALVVALVIGVPAGLIAGYCGRWFDSVSNWMTNLVMSLPAMIILLASRAVLGPTVWVLMVVLGFLVSPSFFRLVRGAVAGVRGELYVDAARVSGLSDARIIARHVLTVVRAPVIIQVALVGGIAIGLQAGLEFIGIGSGNIPTWGAMLNEAFTNFYRAPLLLLWPGLALGLTSAALVLLAAGIRDALDDRGREPRAPARARRQAMAAQRAAERAELPADGRGDLLSIRGLRVAYRQGEGDDIEVVHGVDLDVARGQIVGLVGESGSGKSQTAFSALGIIPTDGYVRSGSILVTGREVVDAAPDDARRARRALGYVPQEPMSNLDPSFTIGSQLTEPLRVGGGMRRVDAKRTVLDLLRAVEIADPERVYRSYPHEISGGMAQRVLIAGALSTDPALIIADEPTTALDVTVQAEVLGILRRLRDERGVGVLIVTHNLGVIADLCDRVCVMSDGRIVEEGEAAQVLTAPRHPYTQRLVASVPDESVTRGPWRDPALIEEAS from the coding sequence ATGACACAGGATGCCGCACCCCTGACCGCCGGTCTCGCACAGGCCGAGGCATCCCGCCCCGTCGGCATCTGGCGGGCGCTGCTCTCGCGTCCGCTTGCGGTGATTTCTGCCGCCCTCCTGCTCGTCGTCGTCCTCGTGGCGATCCTCGCGCCCTGGATAGCCCCGTTCGGCGCGAACCAGGCCGATCTCATCCACGCGTTCGAGGGCCCCCAAGCCGGCCATCCGCTCGGCTTCGACTCCGCCGGCCGCGACGTGCTCTCGCGCCTGATCTACGGCGCGCAGAACACCATCGGCGGGGCCGGGATAGCGCTGGTCGTCGCGCTCGTGATCGGCGTGCCCGCGGGCCTGATCGCCGGCTACTGCGGGCGCTGGTTCGACTCGGTGTCGAACTGGATGACCAACCTCGTCATGTCGCTGCCGGCCATGATCATCCTGCTGGCGTCGCGGGCCGTGCTCGGCCCCACCGTGTGGGTGCTGATGGTCGTGCTCGGCTTCCTCGTCTCGCCGTCGTTCTTCCGCCTCGTGCGCGGGGCGGTGGCCGGCGTGCGCGGCGAGCTGTATGTCGACGCGGCGCGGGTCTCTGGCCTATCCGACGCGCGCATCATCGCTCGGCACGTGCTGACCGTGGTGCGGGCACCCGTGATCATCCAGGTGGCGCTCGTGGGCGGTATCGCGATCGGCCTGCAGGCGGGCCTGGAGTTCATCGGCATCGGCAGCGGCAACATCCCCACCTGGGGTGCCATGCTCAACGAGGCGTTCACGAACTTCTACCGCGCGCCGCTGCTGCTGCTCTGGCCGGGACTCGCACTGGGCCTGACCAGCGCCGCGCTCGTGCTGCTGGCCGCCGGCATCCGCGACGCGCTCGACGATCGGGGCCGCGAGCCCCGGGCGCCCGCTCGCGCACGCCGCCAGGCGATGGCGGCGCAGCGGGCCGCCGAGCGCGCGGAGCTGCCCGCCGACGGTCGTGGCGACCTGCTCTCGATCCGCGGGCTGCGCGTCGCGTACCGGCAGGGTGAGGGCGACGACATCGAGGTCGTGCACGGCGTCGACCTCGATGTGGCCCGGGGGCAGATAGTGGGCCTGGTCGGCGAATCCGGGTCGGGCAAGAGCCAGACGGCGTTCTCGGCGCTGGGCATCATCCCGACCGACGGGTACGTGCGGTCGGGGTCGATCCTGGTGACAGGGCGGGAGGTCGTGGATGCCGCCCCCGACGACGCCCGACGCGCCCGGCGTGCGCTCGGCTACGTGCCGCAGGAGCCCATGAGCAACCTCGACCCCTCGTTCACGATCGGGTCGCAGCTGACCGAGCCGCTGCGCGTCGGCGGCGGAATGCGCCGTGTCGACGCGAAGCGCACCGTGCTCGACCTGCTGCGTGCGGTGGAGATCGCCGACCCCGAGCGCGTGTACCGCTCGTACCCCCATGAGATATCGGGCGGCATGGCCCAGCGCGTGCTCATCGCCGGCGCCCTGTCGACCGATCCGGCGCTGATCATCGCCGACGAGCCGACCACCGCGCTCGACGTCACCGTGCAGGCCGAAGTGCTCGGCATCCTGCGCCGCCTGCGCGACGAGCGCGGGGTGGGCGTGCTCATCGTCACCCACAACCTCGGCGTGATCGCCGACCTCTGCGACCGCGTCTGCGTGATGAGCGACGGACGCATCGTCGAAGAGGGCGAGGCGGCCCAGGTGCTCACCGCGCCGCGGCATCCCTACACCCAGCGCCTTGTCGCATCGGTGCCCGACGAGTCGGTCACGCGCGGTCCGTGGCGCGATCCGGCGCTCATCGAGGAGGCCTCATGA
- a CDS encoding ATP-binding cassette domain-containing protein: MTPLLDVRDLHVSFPGRGLRAPRVEVLRGVSLDIRPGETLGLVGESGSGKTTIGRAVLGLVPVASGTISFDGRRIDHATRRHRRRLSRELQVVFQDPYTSLNPALPVGETLAEPLIAQGVGKDAARRRIAELLDRVRMPRTAAGRLPREFSGGQRQRIAIARALALQPKLIVCDEPVSALDLTTQGAVLELLTEIQESTGVAYLFISHDLTVVRHLSHRVAVIHHGEIVEHGDTAEVTEHPRDPYTRKLLLAAPVVDPARQRARREAFDREFREQAVA, encoded by the coding sequence ATGACCCCGCTGCTGGACGTGCGCGACCTGCACGTGTCGTTCCCCGGGCGCGGACTGCGCGCTCCCCGGGTCGAGGTCCTGAGGGGCGTGTCGCTCGACATCCGTCCCGGCGAGACGCTGGGGCTGGTCGGCGAGTCGGGCTCCGGCAAGACGACGATCGGCCGCGCTGTGCTGGGACTGGTGCCCGTGGCATCCGGCACTATCTCGTTCGACGGCCGGCGCATCGATCACGCGACCAGGCGCCACCGTCGACGGCTCTCGCGCGAGCTGCAGGTGGTCTTCCAAGACCCGTACACCTCGCTGAACCCCGCCCTGCCGGTCGGCGAGACGCTGGCCGAGCCGCTGATCGCGCAGGGAGTGGGGAAGGATGCCGCGCGCCGCCGCATCGCCGAGCTGCTCGACCGGGTCCGCATGCCGCGCACGGCGGCGGGTCGGCTGCCCCGCGAATTCTCGGGCGGTCAGCGCCAGCGCATCGCGATCGCGCGGGCGCTGGCCCTGCAGCCCAAGCTCATCGTGTGCGACGAGCCGGTCTCGGCGCTCGATTTGACCACGCAGGGCGCGGTGCTCGAACTGCTCACTGAGATCCAGGAGTCCACCGGCGTCGCCTACCTGTTCATCTCGCACGACCTCACCGTCGTGCGGCACCTGAGCCACCGCGTCGCGGTCATCCACCACGGCGAGATCGTCGAGCACGGCGACACCGCCGAGGTCACCGAGCACCCGCGTGACCCCTACACGCGCAAGCTCCTGCTGGCGGCCCCCGTCGTCGATCCGGCTCGGCAGCGCGCGCGGCGCGAAGCGTTCGACCGGGAGTTCCGCGAACAGGCCGTCGCATGA
- a CDS encoding family 20 glycosylhydrolase codes for MTGLPLPARVVPHGTLRRLPGRVLRVDAAARPEIIDAVTALAAAAFDVTVTAGGAAPDVVLVDERVEAPAPLGADPRPGSRRGCSEAYRIRPAGDRLTIAAGSAEGHFRGLVTLLGACSDVLPGLEVDDHPLRAWRGLSLDVVRRRFPVDEVCRVIDLLAVHGLNVLHLHLTDTQGWAFAVPGYAALADDDAYTAADLDALEAYAHGRFVTIVPEVDVPGHVPARMARVVPVRAGVHPFLTAIDADDPGVEALLQAAFGELAARFASPHLHLGGDEAFGASVEGFARTVAAASRIIRARGRTPIGWQEASRAGALAPGDLGQLWIADRDRLDPEKATAAVPVEFRALIAQAAPLFAESAHDAARLGAAGVGVIVSSSDPLYLDRRPSEASLDATQHEAWQRLGNPGYEPTSSLSILDWHPESQPDIAANGLTVAGIEAALWCETVRDLDDAATLLLPRLALVAQKAWGDADRDRVTAAAASSAPVWERLGFGAFHRSRDIFRP; via the coding sequence ATGACCGGACTTCCCCTTCCCGCGCGCGTGGTCCCGCACGGGACGTTGCGCCGCCTGCCCGGCCGGGTGCTGCGGGTGGATGCCGCGGCCCGCCCCGAGATCATCGATGCGGTCACCGCGCTGGCCGCGGCGGCGTTCGACGTGACCGTCACCGCCGGCGGCGCCGCGCCCGACGTCGTGCTCGTCGACGAGCGGGTGGAGGCACCGGCGCCGCTGGGCGCCGACCCGCGCCCCGGCTCGCGCCGCGGGTGCAGCGAGGCGTACCGCATCCGCCCGGCGGGCGATCGGCTCACGATCGCCGCGGGCAGCGCCGAGGGGCACTTCCGCGGACTCGTCACCCTGTTGGGGGCGTGCAGCGACGTGCTGCCCGGGCTCGAGGTCGACGACCACCCGCTGCGCGCGTGGCGCGGGCTGTCGCTCGACGTCGTGCGGCGGCGGTTCCCGGTCGATGAGGTGTGCCGTGTCATCGACCTGCTCGCCGTGCACGGCCTGAACGTGCTGCACCTGCACCTCACCGACACCCAGGGATGGGCGTTCGCGGTACCCGGGTACGCAGCGCTCGCCGATGACGATGCGTACACAGCGGCCGATCTCGACGCGCTCGAGGCGTACGCGCACGGCCGGTTCGTGACGATCGTGCCCGAGGTCGACGTGCCCGGTCACGTGCCCGCGCGCATGGCCCGCGTCGTGCCCGTGCGCGCCGGCGTGCACCCCTTCCTCACCGCGATCGACGCCGACGATCCGGGCGTCGAGGCGCTGCTGCAGGCGGCCTTCGGCGAGCTCGCCGCACGGTTCGCGTCACCGCATCTGCACCTCGGCGGCGACGAGGCGTTCGGCGCGAGCGTCGAGGGTTTCGCGCGGACGGTGGCCGCGGCATCCCGCATCATCCGTGCGCGGGGACGGACGCCCATCGGCTGGCAGGAGGCGAGTCGTGCCGGCGCGCTCGCGCCCGGCGATCTCGGGCAGCTGTGGATCGCCGACCGCGACCGGCTCGACCCCGAGAAGGCCACGGCCGCCGTGCCGGTGGAGTTCCGTGCGCTCATCGCGCAGGCAGCGCCCCTTTTCGCCGAGTCGGCGCACGACGCCGCGCGTCTGGGCGCCGCCGGCGTCGGCGTCATCGTGTCGTCGAGCGACCCGCTCTACCTCGACCGGCGCCCCAGCGAGGCGAGTCTCGACGCGACGCAGCACGAGGCGTGGCAGCGTCTGGGCAACCCCGGGTACGAGCCGACGTCGAGCCTGTCGATCCTCGACTGGCACCCGGAGTCCCAGCCCGACATCGCGGCGAACGGCCTGACCGTCGCCGGCATCGAGGCGGCGCTGTGGTGTGAGACCGTGCGCGACCTCGACGATGCCGCCACCCTGCTGCTGCCCCGCCTCGCGCTCGTCGCGCAGAAGGCGTGGGGCGACGCCGACCGTGACCGGGTGACGGCGGCCGCGGCATCCAGCGCTCCCGTCTGGGAACGTCTGGGGTTCGGCGCCTTCCACCGCTCCCGTGACATCTTCCGACCATGA